The genomic region TTGAATTTTTTATCCAAAAAGCTGTGAAAATTAGCATAGTAACCTCAAAAAACTATGAAGCAGCACAAAACATTTTGAAGTATTTTGACTTAAGGGTTGATCTTCTTGTAGCACCTAATTTAAAGTTGTATGAAGGGCGCAATAAACCTTTTGGCGACCCACTTCTTTATGCTTGTTTTAAAAATGGCGTAAAGCCTGAAGAGAGCGTGTATGTTGGGGATATGCTAAGTGATTATCAAACAGCAAAAGAAGCGCAAATTGATTTTATTTTGGCGAGTTATGGTTATGGTAGTTTGGAGGTAAGTGCTAATGAAATTAAAGATTTTTCACAGCTTAAACTTATGTTTTTGTAAATAAAGGAGAAAAAATGAAAATATCCGTATTTTTACCTTGTAGAAAAGGCTCACAAAGAGTTGTCAATAAAAACACACGTCCTTTTGGCAATGTTAAATTTGGACTTTTACAAATAAAATTACAGCAACTTCTAAGCACTGCAAATATAGACAGAATCTATTTAAGCTCAGATGATGAAGCGATTTTAGATTTTGCAAAAAAAATGAATAGTGGAAAAATAGTTATTCATAAAAGAAATGAGTTATTAAGTTCAAATTCTGCAAGTGCTGATATGCTCGTTAATCACGCACTTGAACTTATACAAAATGGCGTTATTTTATGGACACATGTTACCTCTCCATTTTTTACACAAAAAGAATATAAAAACGCCATTGCCCTTTACAAAAAAAATCTTTCAAAATTTGATTCTCTAATGAGTGTCACGGCGTTAAAAGGATTCTTTTGGGATAAAAACGGAGCAATAAATTATGATAGAAGTCTAATGAGATGGCCACCTACACAGGATACAGATATTTTATATGAAATAAATAGCGCGTGTTTTATCGCTGGAGTTGATATATATAAAAACGGGGATAGAATCGGAGAAAATCCCTATCTTTACGCTGTGGATAAGATTAAAGGTATGGATATAGATTATGAGGAGGATTTTTTTATGGCACAAAGTTTATTTAAAAGTAATTCTTTGCTAATAGGGGGGGGGGCAAACATAATTTAAGACAAAGTTTATATTTTTCATCACATATTAACGCTTATGCTAGCTCCACTACAAGGAGCGCAGCATGATACTCAAAGCTTTAATTCCTGTGCGTTCTGGAAGTGAAAGGGTGAAAAATAAAAATATCAAACCTTTTGCAGAAAGCTCATTGCTTGAAATCAAAATAAAACAACTCAAACGCATAAGCGAAATTGATAGCATAGTGGTCAATTCAAATTGCGACACAATGCTAACAATAGCTAAAAACTTAGGCGTAGAAACCATAAAAAGAGATGAATACTTTGCTCTTTCTTTAACACCAAACGAAGAGATTTATGCAAATTATGCAAAACACATTGATTGCGATATAGTGCTTTTTGCTGATGTTACAAATCCTTTGCTTAGTGATAAAAGCATAAAAAAAGCTATACAGACCTATAAAAATCTGGACTCAAAATATGATTCTTTAGTTAGCGTTAATGCAGTGCGATTATTTATGTGGCAAAATGGAATCCCACTCAATTATGATGAATCTAAAAAACCAAGAAGTCAAGATTTACCAAAAATTTTTGCTCTAAATTATGCTGTACATATTTTCCCGCACGAGATTTTAAAACGCGGTAGGATAGTAGGGCAAAAGCCATTTTTATTTGAATTAAATAAATTAGAAGCCCTAGATATTGATGAACCACTTGATTTTGAGATTGCAGAATTTCTCTATAAGAAATATTGCTTAATAGGGGGGGGGGGTAAGTTATAAACTCTTTTTTACTACTTCCCTTAAAACAAACACTGCACTTAAAACAAGAGGTGCAGCGTGAGGGTGCTTGGAGTAATTCCTGCTAGATTCAAATCAAGCAGATTCCCCGGCAAACCTTTGGTAAAAATTTTAGGTGTGGAAATGATAAAACGCACCTATATGCAAGCCAAAAATGCAAAAACTCTCGATAAACTTGTAGTTGCTACTGACGATAAGCGTATTTTTGATTTTTGCAAACAGGAAAATTTAGAAGTTGTGAGAACTTCAGAATCTCATCTTACAGGCACAGATAGAATTGCTGAAGTCGCTCATAAAATCAATGCGGATTTTTATGTAAATATACAAGGTGATGAGCCAATTATTGACCCTAGAAGTATAGATGAAATCGTAAATTTTGCGCTAGATTCCCATACAAAAGGTAAAAAATACGAGGTTTTTAATCTCTACAAAAATATAAGTCCAAAAGAAGCGCAACGAGATAGCATAGTAAAAGTTGTTGTTAATGAGAATGATGAGCTTGTTTTTATGTCACGCTTTCCTATACCTTTTAGCAAAAGCTTTGAAAATCCAAATTACAAAAAACAAGTGGCAGTTTATGTTTTTAGCAATTATGCCCTAAAGCTCTTTGAGCAAAGCTTTAAAACACACGGAAAAGGTATTAATGAACGTTTTGAAGATATAGAAATTTTACGCTTTATTGATATGGGAGAAAAAGTAAAAATGCTTGAGTGTTTTTATGATTCTATATCCGTTGATGAGCCTTGTGATGTGAATCTGGTAGAAAAGTGGCTCACACTTAATAAAAACAATGTATAATCGGAGTTCAACTTACTTTAAGGAGTCCAATGATGAAAGTTATTATTTTTGGTAGTGAAAGCACAGGTATGGCATTAGCCCAAAAAACACTAGAAAATGCTTATGAGGGGGGGGGGCATAGAAATACTTTGTTGTGTAGATAACAATCCTAAACGTTGGGAACAATCTATCCAAATCCCCACAAGCAAAGGGGTAAAAACACTAGAAATTAAGAATCCAGAAATCCTAAAAACTACTTCTTTTGACAAGATTCTTATTGCCTCCCTTAGTGGATACGAAGCAATTCCAAAACAATTAGAATCAGACTTTAAAATCCCTAGAGACAAAATTGATGCCTCTTATTGTATGCTTTGCATAGAGGCTCGACTTACTTTTTTAGAATATTTTTCAAAAATCACAAAAAATTTTAATCTAGATGGGGCAGTGGCAGAACTTGGAGTATTTCAAGGGGATTTTGCAAAAAAGATTAATGAATTTTTTCCAAATAGAAAGCTTTACTTATTTGATACTTTTGAGGGTTTTGATACAAGAGATTTACACAATGAAGCACAAAGTGTGCAAGCACTAGGCTCTCATTTAACAAATACTTCTATTGATATTGTCTTAAATAAAATGCCTATTCCGGAGATGGTTACAATCAAACAAGGTTGGTTTCCAGAAAGTGCTAAGGGCATAGAATCGGAGATTTTTTGTTTTGTTAATATTGACACAGATTTATATGATTCTATTTTAAGTGGATTAGAATTTTTCTATCCAAAAATGTGTAAAGGTGGCGTTATATTGATACACGATTATTTTTCGCTAGGATATATCGGTGTCAAAAAGGCTGTTAATACCTTTGCAAATAAATACAACTTATATATTTTACCAATAGGAGATAGTATAAGCGTAGCGATTATGAAAGTTTGAACAACTTTTTTAGCTTGCACTTAAGCTTGATATACCATTAATAAGATTCTGCTTTCAATCTTTGAATCAAATTCAAGCTAAGATCTTTTTGCCTACATAAGTCATTTCTAAAATCGGTAAGAATATAATGCTCAATTGATTCAATAATATTACAAATCTTATGTGGGGATTTATCCCATATCGCATGTTGTTTGATAAATTCACGCAAATCATCAATCTGCGCGCTATTGTCAAATTCATGCGGATTAGAATCTAGTCTTGCTAGATTCTCTTTAAGCTTTTTAAAATTCTTTACATAAATAATATTTTTTGCACCTTGCAACATAATATTTTGCCCTCCAAATACTATGCAAGGGCGATTTGCAAAAGTAGATTCAAAATGAACGGTACCATTAATAGTGGCTACTGCAAACGCATTGTTTATAAGCTCTTTTGAGGGTGTTTCCAAAGATGCAAACTCAACATTTGGTAATTTCTGCAATTCTTTATAAAAACTAATATCCTTGAAATAAGTAAAGCCATAAAGATAGTAAAACATTCT from Helicobacter himalayensis harbors:
- a CDS encoding cytidylyltransferase domain-containing protein: MKISVFLPCRKGSQRVVNKNTRPFGNVKFGLLQIKLQQLLSTANIDRIYLSSDDEAILDFAKKMNSGKIVIHKRNELLSSNSASADMLVNHALELIQNGVILWTHVTSPFFTQKEYKNAIALYKKNLSKFDSLMSVTALKGFFWDKNGAINYDRSLMRWPPTQDTDILYEINSACFIAGVDIYKNGDRIGENPYLYAVDKIKGMDIDYEEDFFMAQSLFKSNSLLIGGGANII
- a CDS encoding cytidylyltransferase domain-containing protein, which produces MILKALIPVRSGSERVKNKNIKPFAESSLLEIKIKQLKRISEIDSIVVNSNCDTMLTIAKNLGVETIKRDEYFALSLTPNEEIYANYAKHIDCDIVLFADVTNPLLSDKSIKKAIQTYKNLDSKYDSLVSVNAVRLFMWQNGIPLNYDESKKPRSQDLPKIFALNYAVHIFPHEILKRGRIVGQKPFLFELNKLEALDIDEPLDFEIAEFLYKKYCLIGGGGKL
- a CDS encoding 3-deoxy-manno-octulosonate cytidylyltransferase → MLGVIPARFKSSRFPGKPLVKILGVEMIKRTYMQAKNAKTLDKLVVATDDKRIFDFCKQENLEVVRTSESHLTGTDRIAEVAHKINADFYVNIQGDEPIIDPRSIDEIVNFALDSHTKGKKYEVFNLYKNISPKEAQRDSIVKVVVNENDELVFMSRFPIPFSKSFENPNYKKQVAVYVFSNYALKLFEQSFKTHGKGINERFEDIEILRFIDMGEKVKMLECFYDSISVDEPCDVNLVEKWLTLNKNNV
- a CDS encoding TylF/MycF/NovP-related O-methyltransferase produces the protein MRGGGIEILCCVDNNPKRWEQSIQIPTSKGVKTLEIKNPEILKTTSFDKILIASLSGYEAIPKQLESDFKIPRDKIDASYCMLCIEARLTFLEYFSKITKNFNLDGAVAELGVFQGDFAKKINEFFPNRKLYLFDTFEGFDTRDLHNEAQSVQALGSHLTNTSIDIVLNKMPIPEMVTIKQGWFPESAKGIESEIFCFVNIDTDLYDSILSGLEFFYPKMCKGGVILIHDYFSLGYIGVKKAVNTFANKYNLYILPIGDSISVAIMKV